Within Acidobacteriota bacterium, the genomic segment AGGACAGGTGGACGACGACTGCGACGGGGCTGTGGACTGTGACGACGACGACTGCCCGGCCGGGCCAGGCCCGGGGGTGATCGACGACCTGCACTGGCAGCAAGGCAGCCTGGCCTGGTCGCCAGTGGCGGGAGCGGAGGTCTACGACCTGGCCCGTGGCCTGATCGGCGACTTGCGGCGCCGCAGCGACTTCCTCGACTCCCAGTGCGCCGGTCGGGATCTGTTGGCATCCGAATGGATCGACGATGGTCGCCCGCCGCCTCCCGGCCAGGCCCTGTGGTACCTGGCCCGTGCTGAGGGAGCCCCCTGTCATCCGGGAGCCTGGTCCTCGGACGGTTCTCCCCGTAACCTCCCCGCCTGCGACTGAGGTGGCGAGGTGGGAAAGGCGAGCGCCCAGTGTGAGAAGGCTGTCTTCGCTCCGCAGGCCCTCCGTAAGCGGTTGGAAATCGGCGCTCTTGCGAGATGAGCGCCGGTGGTGTACCCGGTCAATCGGCGGTTCGGCCGGTGTGCGTCTCGAGCGGTGAGAGCAGCGGATCTCCGCCGAAGCGCTCCTTCCACAGCCGCGGCGTCAGCAACGCCACCTCGGACGCCGGAGGGCTGTCCACGCGCTGCAGCACGTCCACGAGATAGTGATACGGCGATAGCCCCTGCAGCCGGCAGGTCTGCAGAAGACTCTGCAAGACCCCCACGTACTCCGCGCCCAGCTCGGTCCAGCAAAAAAGCCAATTCTTGCGGCCTACGGCAATCGAGCGGATCTGGCGTTCCAGGTGGTTGGTATCCAACGGCACACCCGGATGCTCGAGGAAGACCTTCAGTTCCTTCCGCCGCGACAGCGCGTAGTGCGCCGCCTTGGTGAAGGAGTTCGTCGGCAGAAGCACACGGCTCTCCAGCTCAGCTTCCAGCCACTCGAAGAATTCCTCCACCACCGGGCGGCAAAGCTCCGAGCGCCGCGCCAGCACTTTCGAGCCCTCCGGCTCTTGCGGCGGAGTTCTCCCTCGCGCGCGTACAGCTCGCCGATCAAATCCAGCGCCCGCGCCGTCAGCTTCGGTTCCACCTCTTCGGCCTTCAGAAACTGCCGCCGGGTATGAGACCAGCACTGCGCTGACGTCACCTGCTGCATCTGCCTGGCGTAGCGCTCGTACGCCGGATAGCCGTCGGTCAGCAGCACGCCCTCGTAGGAGCCCAACAGCTCGTGGACCACGCCGTGGGCACGCGTCGGCACGAAGGGGAAGATCACCTCCTGCCGGTCGCCATGGATCGGCCAGAAATAACCCATTTTCATGCGACCCCGACCCTTGCGTCCAGCACGAATCGGTGTCTCGTCCATCGCGATCACCGAGCTTTCCAGGATCGACTGCCGCTGGGCCTGGCAGATCGGCGCCAGCAGATCCGCCGTTCGGAGCACCGCCTCGGTCAGCGTCGAGCGCGCGAGTCGAATCCCCGCGGCCTTCATACGCTGGTGCTGCCGGTACAACGGCAGGTGGTACACCAGCTTGTCGATCACCAGGCCGGCGAGCAAGCTCACCTCGGCCATGCTCTTGCCCAGTACCGAAGGCGCTGCCGGAGGACAACTCAGATGGCCGTCCTTCCGCTCGACCACCGGACGCACGTACTTCAGGACCACGTAGGACGCCGGCCTCTGCGCCAGCTTGTAGGTCACCTTCTCGCCGATGATTTCCGCACCCTCGAGCTGAGCATCCGGGTTCTCGAGACGAATCTCTTCCACCGGCACCGAATCGTCGAAACGGGTGAGAGCGCTCAAGATCATTGATGGCGGTGCGTTCACGATAATTGAGGGATTTGTTTCCCGGGGCGCTGCCCCGGACCCCGGGGTTTTTCAGGCATGACTCCGGTGTCCGACGGGGGTGGATACTTCTGACAAGGAAGACCCCGGGGGCGGTGTTGTGCCCCCGGTGTCTGGTGAGCCCTGTCGGCGCACCGTCGACCTGGCTATCCCTCTTCCGGTTGCGCCCCCGCAGAGCCGGAGTCCGTTTCACCAGGCAAGAGTGGCAAGGCCGGGTGTTTCCGGCGACCGTTTCCCGCTGGGCCTATAGGGGATTGGGAAACGAGAAACGCGGGAGCAGTGTTCACGAGGCGGAAACCGCCGGGTTCTTTGCGCACGCGGCCCTTGGTGGTAAGAGTTTCGAGCGCCTCGCTCACACGGCTCATGCGCATCCGGCAGGCTTTCCTCACCTCGCGGATGGATAGCGGGATGGAGGTTTGAGCGAGCGCTTGCTCGACGCGCTGGTCTGGGGAGAGTGGCGGCGATTGAGTTTCGGGTTGTTCTGTTTGCTCTTCGACAGGCTGCAATGCGAGCGCGTCTCCATCCGCTTTCAGTTCGAGAGTGATCCCTTCGATCGAGGGGTTGGCGCGGTGCTCGCCCGAGAGCTTGAGTTGCTCTGCGCGTCCGCGGCGCAGGTAGAGCAGCGAATCGCCCCAGGCGTGCATCTCCGAGGAGCCTCTGAGAGCCTGTCCTGCCCGCGCCGCGCCGGCGCCCTTGCGGGCGTGATGGACCAGAAGCACAGCGGTCTGGAAGCTGCGCTGAAGCGTTCGCAGGTAGCCCAGCAGAGGAGCCACGTCCGCGACGGCGTTTTCATCGACGCGGTGCAAACGGACGAACGGATCGAGCACGAGAAGGCGGGGTTTGATCTTCTCGACCGTGCTCTGCAGCCGGCGGCGATGCTCGTCGAGATCGAGCCGGAGTGTGGGAGCGGTGATGACGTGGATATCGAGTGCTTCAAAGTCGATCTCCGCCGCGAGCGCGACCGCCTCCAGGCGTTCGCGCACGATATGCAGCGGATCCTCGGCGGCGAAGAGCAATACGGGACCGCGTTGCCGGGGCGGATAGCGACGCAGGCAGGGGGCGCCGGAAGCCACGGAAACGGCCATATCGAGCGCCAAGAAGGATTTGCAGCACTTCGGCTCCCCACCCACAATGCCGACCGCCTGATCGGCCCACAGCGATTCGATCAGCCAACGCTCGGGTTGTGGATCGGCGTCGAGTTCCGCAGCGCGGCGCAGGGGAAAACAGACCGGCGTCTTCATCGCTGCCGGGCGGCCCGGGAGCGTTTGGTTTTGGCGGGTGTCTTGGGCGCAGCGAAGACCTCGAGATACAGCTTCTCATCGAGCTGGGTCGATTCCTGCTGTACTGCGGCCATCAGCAGCTCGGCGGCCATGTTGGTCATCAGCCGATAGTTTCCTGCCGCATGATCGCAGAGGGTGTCGATCAAAGGCTCGGTCATCAGTTTGCGGTTGCCGGCACTCTCGAGCAGATGCTCG encodes:
- a CDS encoding transposase; translation: MEEFFEWLEAELESRVLLPTNSFTKAAHYALSRRKELKVFLEHPGVPLDTNHLERQIRSIAVGRKNWLFCWTELGAEYVGVLQSLLQTCRLQGLSPYHYLVDVLQRVDSPPASEVALLTPRLWKERFGGDPLLSPLETHTGRTAD
- a CDS encoding IS66 family transposase, encoding MILSALTRFDDSVPVEEIRLENPDAQLEGAEIIGEKVTYKLAQRPASYVVLKYVRPVVERKDGHLSCPPAAPSVLGKSMAEVSLLAGLVIDKLVYHLPLYRQHQRMKAAGIRLARSTLTEAVLRTADLLAPICQAQRQSILESSVIAMDETPIRAGRKGRGRMKMGYFWPIHGDRQEVIFPFVPTRAHGVVHELLGSYEGVLLTDGYPAYERYARQMQQVTSAQCWSHTRRQFLKAEEVEPKLTARALDLIGELYAREGELRRKSRRARKCWRGARSFAARWWRNSSSGWKLSWRAVCFCRRTPSPRRRTTRCRGGRN
- a CDS encoding AAA family ATPase — encoded protein: MKTPVCFPLRRAAELDADPQPERWLIESLWADQAVGIVGGEPKCCKSFLALDMAVSVASGAPCLRRYPPRQRGPVLLFAAEDPLHIVRERLEAVALAAEIDFEALDIHVITAPTLRLDLDEHRRRLQSTVEKIKPRLLVLDPFVRLHRVDENAVADVAPLLGYLRTLQRSFQTAVLLVHHARKGAGAARAGQALRGSSEMHAWGDSLLYLRRGRAEQLKLSGEHRANPSIEGITLELKADGDALALQPVEEQTEQPETQSPPLSPDQRVEQALAQTSIPLSIREVRKACRMRMSRVSEALETLTTKGRVRKEPGGFRLVNTAPAFLVSQSPIGPAGNGRRKHPALPLLPGETDSGSAGAQPEEG